In Fusarium oxysporum f. sp. lycopersici 4287 chromosome 2, whole genome shotgun sequence, a genomic segment contains:
- a CDS encoding TdcF protein, translating to MTLATRRIAPVLSILRPAAHIPQINIQPRTINYVHSRTFSASIPYYAAMEHVFSPKAVAPIGPYTQAIKANGMVFLSGQIPANSQARLIEGTIAEKTHKMCQNAKAVLEAAGSSLDKAVRVTVYFQNMDDMKEMNEVYAEYFPHKPARSACESLRLPAGASMEMDIIALE from the exons ATGACGTTGGCGACCCGTCGCATTGCTCCGGTCTTGTCCATCCTACGGCCAGCAGCCCATATACCTCAAATCAACATACAACCAAGAACTATCAACTACGTTCATAGTCGCACATTCTCGGCCTCGATTCCATATTACGCAGCTATGGAGCACGTATTCTCTCCAAAGGCAGTCGCTC CTATTGGGCCATACACTCAGGCCATCAAAGCCAACGGCATGGTCTTCCTCTCGGGCCAAATCCCCGCCAATTCACAGGCTAGGCTCATAGAAGGTACCATTGCTGAGAAGACGCACAAGATGTGTCAGAACGCAAAGGCTGTTCTGGAAGCAGCAGGTTCCAGTCTTGACAAGGCTGTTAGGGTAACG GTTTACTTTCAAAATATGGATGACATGAAGGAAATGAACGAGGTTTATGCCGAGTATTTTCCACACAAGCCTGCTAGAAGTGCATGCGAATCCCTGAGACTCCCTGCTGGTGCAAGCATGGAGATGGATATCATTGCGTTGGAATAG
- a CDS encoding mannose-1-phosphate guanylyltransferase: MSLHVPMAHRTKDQGATKAVILVGGPSRGTRFRPLSLDVPKPLFEVAGHPIIWHCLSSVARVPNKQIQEVYIIGYYDESVFRDFIKDSAKEFPAITIKYLREYEALGTAGGLYHFRDAILKGRPERLFVLNADVCCSFPLDEMLKLFNDKDAEAVILGTRVSDEAATNFGCIVSDSHTRRVLHYVEKPESRISNLINCGVYLFSTEAIFPSIRSAIKRRLDRPSRLVSYPSSDNLENSFVLPDDDDDDEEKKSEVIRLEQDILSDMADNKQFYVYETKDFWRQIKTAGSAVPANALYLQKAAQSDHSEELATPSANIVPPVFIHPTAEVHPTAKLGPNVSIGPRAHIGAGARVKESIVLEDCEIKHDACVLYSIIGWGSRVGAWARVEGTPTPVGSHSTSIIKNGVKVQSITILGKDCGVGDEVRVQNCVCLPYKELKRDVTNEVIM; this comes from the exons ATGTCCCTCCACGTCCCCATGGCCCATCGCACCAAGGACCAGGGCGCCACAAAGGCCGTTATCCTG GTCGGTGGTCCTTCTCGCGGCACTCGTTTCCGCCCTCTCTCCCTCGACGTGCCTAAGCCTCTATTCGAAGTCGCTGGCCACCCCATCATCTGGCACTGTCTCTCCTCCGTCGCTCGCGTCCCCAACAAGCAGATCCAGGAGGTCTACATCATTGGCTACTACGACGAATCTGTCTTCCGCGACTTCATCAAGGACTCCGCTAAGGAGTTCCCCGCCATCACTATCAAGTACCTTCGCGAGTATGAGGCTCTTGGAACCGCTGGCGGTCTCTACCACTTCCGTGATGCTATCCTCAAGGGTCGCCCTGAGCGTCTCTTTGTTCTCAACGCCGATGTTTGCTGTTCGTTCCCTCTCGACGAGATGCTTAAGCTTTTCAACGATAAGGATGCTGAGGCTGTCATCCTCGGAACACGTGTGAGCGATGAGGCCGCGACAAACTTCGGTTGCATTGTCTCCGATTCTCACACCCGCCGTGTTCTGCATTACGTCGAGAAGCCCGAGTCGCGAATCAGCAACCTGATCAACTGCGGTGTCTACCTTTTCTCCACCGAGGCAATCTTCCCCTCTATCCGCTCCGCCATCAAGCGCCGCCTCGACCGACCCTCCCGTCTCGTCTCCTACCCCTCTTCCGATAACCTCGAAAACAGCTTCGTCCTTCctgacgacgacgatgatgacgaagagaagaagagcgagGTTATTCGCCTGGAGCAGGATATCCTCTCTGACATGGCCGACAACAAGCAGTTCTACGTTTACGAGACCAAGGACTTCTGGCGTCAGATCAAGACTGCTGGTTCTGCTGTCCCTGCCAACGCTCTCTACCTCCAAAAGGCTGCGCAATCCGACCACAGCGAAGAGCTTGCCACTCCTAGCGCAAACATCGTTCCTCCTGTTTTCATTCACCCTACAGCCGAGGTGCACCCCACTGCTAAGCTCGGCCCCAATGTGAGCATTGGCCCCCGTGCTCACATTGGCGCTGGCGCCCGTGTCAAGGAGAGTATCGTGCTCGAGGACTGCGAGATCAAGCACGATGCTTGCGTTCTCTACTCCATCATTGGCTGGGGTAGCCGCGTTGGCGCTTGGGCTCGTGTTGAGGGTACCCCTACCCCTGTCGGCAGCCACTCgaccagcatcatcaagaatggtGTCAAGGTCCAGAGCATCACCATCCTTGGCAAGGACTGCGGTGTCGGTGATGAGGTCCGCGTGCAGAACTGTGTCTGCTTGCCCTACAAGGAGTTGAAGAGG GATGTCACCAACGAAGTCATCATGTAA